In Ostrea edulis chromosome 4, xbOstEdul1.1, whole genome shotgun sequence, a single window of DNA contains:
- the LOC125670725 gene encoding C-type lectin domain family 17, member A-like, which produces MSLSIVLLFFLNACICVKACEVGWVQFKTNCYMFSQTTSTWGEAESICNAFHSKLAEPMTNEEAEFLISHSQNQAGEFWLGISDIIEEDRWIYSSNQQPILVNKFHPSQPNGYTGSGCVAVWKSFHGLWADEPCSRHYGFICQKPPESPGNIIG; this is translated from the exons ATGAGTCTCTCAATAGTCCTACTATTTTTTCTGAACGCATGCATATGTGTCAAAG CCTGTGAGGTGGGATGGGTGCAGTTTAAGACAAATTGTTACATGTTTAGCCAGACTACATCGACCTGGGGAGAAGCGGAG AGTATCTGTAATGCCTTTCATTCAAAACTTGCCGAGCCAATGACAAATGAAGAAGCGGAATTCTTAATCAGCCATAGCCAAAACCAAG CTGGAGAGTTTTGGTTGGGGATATCAGATATCATTGAGGAAGATAGATGGATATACTCGTCAAACCAGCAACCAATCCTAGTGAATAAATTTCATCCCAGTCAACCGAACGGGTACACGGGTTCAGGTTGTGTAGCAGTATGGAAATCGTTTCATGGACTTTGGGCAGACGAACCATGTAGCAGACATTATGGGTTTATATGCCAAAAACCACCAGA ATCGCCTGGAAATATCATTGGATGA